Proteins encoded by one window of Swingsia samuiensis:
- the proS gene encoding proline--tRNA ligase yields the protein MRLSKAFQPTLKEVPAEAQIASHRLMLRAGLVKQTSSGIYAWLPAGLKVLRNIQRIVEEEQDAIGAQEVLMPTLQSAELWKRSGRYDAYGPEMLRIQDRQGRDLLYGPTNEEMITDLFGSSVKSYKELPKMLYQIQWKFRDEVRPRFGVMRGREFLMKDGYSFDLSYEDAVLSYHRIMLSYLRIFQRLGVRAVPMVADTGPIGGELSHEFLVLAPTGESAVFFDSALEGQDWLGRQVDLEDKESLAEFFSSVTEHYAATDEKHDASEWAQVPDERKREGRGIEVGHIFYFGTKYTESMGIEVSGADGSKFAPHMGSYGIGVSRLVGAIIEASHDDDGIIWPDSVAPYWAAILNLRPGDDACDKICDQIYGTDPERFMYDDRSERAGVKFNDADLMGHPWQIIVGPRGAKEGKVELKRRATGERYEVSVEEALAKIGETI from the coding sequence ATGCGTTTGAGCAAGGCTTTTCAGCCGACATTAAAAGAAGTGCCTGCTGAAGCGCAAATCGCTTCGCATCGTCTGATGTTACGTGCTGGCTTGGTGAAGCAGACATCTTCTGGGATTTATGCTTGGTTGCCGGCTGGTTTAAAGGTTTTACGTAATATCCAGCGTATTGTTGAAGAAGAGCAAGATGCGATTGGAGCGCAAGAGGTGTTGATGCCAACGCTTCAATCTGCGGAGCTTTGGAAGCGATCTGGGCGATATGATGCTTATGGTCCTGAAATGTTACGTATTCAGGACCGGCAGGGTCGGGACTTGCTGTATGGACCGACGAATGAGGAAATGATTACCGATTTATTCGGCTCCTCTGTAAAATCCTACAAAGAGCTTCCTAAGATGCTGTATCAAATTCAGTGGAAGTTCCGAGACGAGGTGCGCCCTCGGTTTGGTGTGATGCGCGGCCGTGAGTTCTTGATGAAGGATGGCTATTCATTCGATCTGTCGTATGAAGATGCTGTATTGAGTTATCATCGGATTATGCTCTCTTATCTGAGAATTTTTCAGCGTTTGGGAGTTCGTGCCGTTCCTATGGTTGCCGATACTGGCCCTATTGGAGGAGAGCTAAGCCATGAGTTTTTGGTTTTAGCGCCTACGGGGGAAAGTGCTGTTTTCTTTGATTCAGCTTTGGAAGGGCAGGATTGGCTTGGTCGTCAGGTTGATTTGGAGGACAAGGAAAGTCTGGCAGAGTTTTTCTCATCGGTAACCGAGCATTATGCGGCAACAGATGAGAAGCACGACGCGTCCGAGTGGGCTCAGGTGCCTGATGAGCGTAAACGGGAAGGGCGTGGAATAGAAGTTGGGCATATCTTCTATTTTGGGACGAAATATACTGAGTCTATGGGCATTGAAGTAAGCGGTGCAGATGGCTCTAAGTTTGCGCCGCATATGGGCTCTTACGGGATTGGTGTATCGCGTCTTGTTGGTGCGATTATTGAAGCCTCTCATGATGATGATGGTATTATTTGGCCTGATTCTGTTGCGCCTTACTGGGCGGCAATTTTAAACTTACGCCCCGGAGATGACGCTTGCGATAAGATTTGTGATCAGATTTATGGAACAGATCCAGAGCGGTTTATGTATGATGATCGTTCTGAAAGAGCGGGTGTAAAATTCAACGATGCTGACTTGATGGGGCATCCTTGGCAGATCATTGTTGGTCCAAGAGGGGCCAAAGAGGGCAAGGTAGAGCTTAAACGCCGTGCAACAGGAGAGCGATATGAGGTCTCTGTCGAGGAAGCGTTAGCTAAGATTGGAGAGACTATTTAA
- a CDS encoding type III pantothenate kinase, which produces MLLVIDVGNTNVVFAVHDGDVWAGQWRISTNDARTSDEYALWILGLLERVGLNAEKIDRAIIGTVVPAALYDLRRLCRQWFQVEPLIANVGLDWGMDVLVDNPEELGADRRLNGLAAQHFYGGPLIVVDFGTATTFDVVNEQGQYCGGAIAPGVNLSIDALHRAAARLPRMSIGRPITAIGKNTSVAMRSGLFWGYVGLVEGVVNRISSEMKVSPKIIATGGLAPLFSEGTELFDIIAPDLTLDGLRLLADRNEASYLLHSSDHA; this is translated from the coding sequence ACGTCTGGGCTGGGCAGTGGCGTATTTCGACCAATGATGCACGCACGTCAGATGAATATGCATTATGGATCTTGGGGTTGCTTGAGCGTGTAGGATTAAACGCTGAAAAAATAGACCGTGCAATTATAGGGACGGTTGTTCCAGCAGCCTTATATGATTTGAGGCGTTTGTGTCGCCAGTGGTTTCAGGTTGAACCTTTGATCGCCAATGTTGGGCTCGATTGGGGGATGGATGTGTTGGTCGATAACCCCGAGGAATTGGGTGCAGACCGACGGTTAAACGGATTGGCGGCTCAGCATTTTTATGGTGGCCCGCTTATTGTTGTGGATTTCGGTACGGCAACGACATTCGATGTTGTAAATGAGCAAGGACAATATTGTGGTGGAGCGATTGCCCCTGGCGTTAATTTATCTATTGATGCGTTGCATAGAGCGGCTGCGCGCTTACCTCGTATGAGTATTGGGCGCCCTATAACGGCTATAGGGAAAAATACGAGTGTTGCTATGCGGTCCGGTTTGTTTTGGGGATATGTTGGATTAGTTGAAGGTGTAGTTAATCGAATTTCTTCAGAGATGAAGGTGAGCCCAAAAATAATAGCCACAGGTGGTTTGGCTCCCCTGTTTTCTGAAGGTACTGAGCTGTTTGACATTATCGCTCCTGACTTAACGCTTGATGGACTCCGTCTTTTAGCGGATCGGAATGAAGCGTCTTATTTGCTTCATTCTTCAGATCACGCTTAG
- a CDS encoding ribonuclease J — protein sequence MTEIVDGLSFLPLGGTGEIGMNFNLYRLTQNGQETWLAIDCGIGFSGNDTPEAEVLMPDPTFIAERAKNLCGLVITHAHEDHLGAVAHLWPYLRCPVYATPYASAVLRRKLYEANLLNQVPINIVMPGSRFDVGPFDLEFISVTHSVAEAQAVALRTPFGLVVHTGDWKLDNNPLVGPVTDLEKFERLGKEGVLAMVGDSTNVLREGPSESEADVRIGLTELILNLQGRIAVTCFASNVARIESIAKAAQAANRAVMIVGRSLRNLETAARECGYFSDLPPFLTEQEAYDIEDDNLLMIITGSQGEARSALSRIASDTHSHIALGEGDTVIYSSRMIPGNEQAVMTVQDNLSKRGVVVLTDKDGKVHTSGHATAGDIRTLYGIVKPKYSIPTHGEWRHLTAHAAIAQEMGAEPILLEDGDILNLAPNEVKIVDTAPTGRLALDGNRLLPMTGGVLAARRKMLFNGLILASFAVDDEGYVIGTPKISAPGLLDPEDSESVRIQDDFAYLIDTIPDELRQDDNTFRDAAKTALRRALGRKLQKRPLVDVHLLRV from the coding sequence ATGACAGAGATAGTTGACGGTCTATCCTTTCTGCCCCTAGGCGGAACGGGGGAGATCGGGATGAACTTCAATCTGTATAGATTGACACAGAACGGTCAAGAAACATGGTTGGCCATTGATTGTGGTATTGGTTTTTCTGGTAATGATACACCAGAGGCCGAAGTTTTGATGCCGGATCCGACATTTATTGCGGAACGTGCAAAAAACTTGTGCGGTTTGGTCATTACTCATGCGCATGAAGACCATTTGGGCGCTGTTGCTCATCTTTGGCCATATTTGCGTTGCCCTGTTTATGCGACACCTTATGCATCTGCTGTTTTGCGGCGCAAACTCTATGAGGCAAATTTATTAAATCAGGTTCCAATTAATATTGTGATGCCAGGGTCTCGTTTTGACGTTGGGCCATTTGATTTGGAATTTATTTCTGTAACGCATTCCGTCGCAGAGGCGCAGGCTGTTGCTCTTCGTACGCCTTTCGGGTTGGTTGTTCACACAGGTGACTGGAAGCTGGATAACAACCCTCTTGTTGGTCCTGTAACAGACCTGGAGAAGTTTGAGCGCCTTGGTAAAGAAGGCGTTTTGGCAATGGTTGGAGATAGTACGAACGTTCTGAGAGAGGGGCCTTCTGAGTCAGAGGCAGATGTTCGTATTGGGTTAACAGAGCTTATTCTGAACCTTCAGGGGCGAATAGCCGTCACTTGTTTTGCAAGTAACGTTGCCCGTATTGAAAGCATTGCCAAGGCAGCTCAAGCGGCTAACCGTGCGGTAATGATTGTTGGGCGTTCGCTTCGTAATCTGGAAACAGCGGCCAGAGAATGCGGCTATTTCTCGGATTTGCCACCGTTCCTGACCGAGCAGGAAGCTTATGATATTGAAGATGATAATCTTCTTATGATCATTACCGGAAGCCAAGGGGAAGCGCGTTCAGCTCTTTCACGGATTGCTTCTGACACGCACTCGCACATTGCTTTGGGAGAGGGTGATACAGTTATTTACAGCTCTCGTATGATTCCGGGAAATGAGCAGGCTGTGATGACGGTGCAGGATAACCTTTCCAAGCGTGGAGTGGTTGTTCTGACAGATAAGGACGGTAAAGTTCATACGTCTGGGCATGCGACAGCTGGCGATATCCGTACTTTATATGGGATTGTAAAACCAAAATATAGCATCCCAACGCATGGTGAGTGGCGCCATTTAACGGCGCATGCTGCGATTGCGCAGGAAATGGGTGCAGAGCCTATTTTGCTAGAAGATGGTGACATCCTTAATCTGGCTCCTAATGAAGTTAAGATTGTAGATACGGCCCCTACTGGTCGTTTGGCACTGGATGGTAACCGTCTCTTACCCATGACGGGAGGGGTCTTAGCTGCGCGTCGTAAGATGCTCTTTAATGGATTGATTTTGGCAAGCTTCGCCGTTGATGATGAAGGCTATGTGATTGGTACGCCAAAGATCAGTGCGCCAGGCTTGTTGGATCCAGAAGATTCAGAAAGCGTACGCATACAGGATGATTTTGCGTATTTAATTGATACGATCCCAGATGAGTTGCGTCAGGATGACAATACGTTTCGGGATGCTGCAAAGACAGCTTTGCGGAGAGCATTAGGCAGAAAACTCCAGAAACGTCCTCTTGTTGACGTTCATCTTCTACGTGTTTGA
- a CDS encoding ABC transporter ATP-binding protein — protein MNKVALKLDHITRRFRSGEETLEILSGAEFSLNVGEIVALVAPSGTGKSTLLHLAGLLEAPTKGEVFIGERSAKGLSDTARTAIRRDQIGFVYQFHHLLGEFTACENVMLPQLIAGVDAHQARERAKDLLTRFGLSHRLNSLPGRLSGGEQQRTAIARALANRPKILLADEPTGNLDVGTADNVFNELLRIVREEGVAALIATHNDELASRMDRTVTLKDGKLVPLNV, from the coding sequence ATGAATAAGGTGGCTTTAAAACTCGATCACATTACTCGCCGTTTTCGTTCAGGTGAAGAAACACTGGAGATATTATCTGGCGCAGAATTTTCCCTTAACGTGGGCGAAATTGTTGCTTTGGTTGCACCCAGTGGAACGGGAAAATCTACGCTTTTACATTTGGCGGGCTTACTGGAAGCACCGACAAAGGGGGAAGTGTTTATTGGCGAGCGTTCTGCTAAAGGCTTAAGTGATACAGCCCGGACGGCAATAAGACGTGATCAAATCGGGTTTGTGTATCAGTTCCATCATTTGCTGGGAGAGTTTACCGCGTGTGAGAATGTGATGTTACCTCAGCTTATTGCTGGAGTAGACGCACATCAGGCGAGAGAAAGAGCAAAAGATCTTTTAACGCGTTTTGGTTTATCACACCGTCTCAATTCTCTGCCCGGACGCTTGTCTGGGGGGGAGCAGCAAAGAACGGCTATTGCGCGTGCGTTAGCCAATCGTCCTAAGATTTTATTAGCAGATGAGCCAACAGGGAATCTGGATGTTGGCACGGCTGATAATGTCTTTAATGAGTTGTTGCGTATTGTGCGGGAAGAGGGTGTAGCGGCCTTGATTGCTACGCATAATGATGAGCTGGCATCACGAATGGACCGAACGGTGACGCTGAAAGACGGAAAACTTGTTCCTCTTAATGTATAA
- a CDS encoding lipoprotein-releasing ABC transporter permease subunit, translated as MFGRFERMVALRYLRARRGERFASIIAVFSLIGIALGVATLIIVMSVMNGFKADLMGRILGLHGDMTVFAYGHPIEAYQNDVEAIRQVPGVTSVTAMAQGTILVEAGRYSTGAEMQGVSQADFKNWHALSDGIIAGSVDRFTGDDAVAIGATLADKAGLTIGSSITLLSPNGQATPMGTVPRVKTYHVAVIFDANWNDYNSNIILLPLPAAQKFLLLGNAISLIQISTVDPSNVQPIRLAIARRLDDPRLRVLDWTQSANGFLDAVTVEQNVMFLILTLIILVAAFNVISSLIMMVKDKSRDIAVLRTLGATRAAIMRIFLMTGAFVGVVGTGVGAALGIAFALNIERIRQVLQHLTGTNLFNSEVYFLERLPAKLVWSQVGEVIVMSLLLSLLATLYPSWRAAKTDPIEALRHE; from the coding sequence ATGTTTGGTCGCTTCGAGCGTATGGTGGCGCTGCGTTATTTGCGTGCACGCCGTGGTGAACGATTTGCATCAATTATTGCTGTTTTTTCGTTAATTGGTATCGCGCTTGGAGTGGCCACTCTTATCATCGTTATGTCGGTGATGAATGGTTTTAAGGCCGATTTGATGGGGCGTATCCTTGGGCTGCATGGGGATATGACTGTTTTTGCTTATGGCCATCCGATAGAAGCCTATCAAAATGATGTAGAAGCTATTCGGCAGGTACCGGGTGTTACATCTGTTACCGCTATGGCGCAGGGTACTATTTTGGTCGAAGCGGGCCGTTATTCGACCGGTGCCGAGATGCAAGGTGTTTCTCAAGCTGATTTTAAAAACTGGCACGCTTTAAGTGATGGTATTATTGCTGGCAGTGTTGACCGGTTCACGGGGGATGATGCCGTGGCGATTGGTGCAACGCTTGCAGATAAAGCGGGCTTGACCATCGGTTCGTCAATTACTCTCTTGTCGCCAAATGGTCAGGCCACTCCTATGGGCACTGTTCCGCGCGTTAAGACCTATCATGTTGCTGTTATTTTTGATGCCAATTGGAATGATTATAATTCCAATATAATTTTGCTTCCGCTCCCAGCGGCACAAAAATTTTTGTTGCTGGGAAACGCGATTTCTCTCATTCAAATATCGACGGTTGATCCATCAAATGTGCAGCCTATTCGGTTAGCGATTGCCCGCCGGTTGGATGATCCGCGTTTAAGAGTTTTGGATTGGACGCAAAGCGCTAACGGCTTTCTCGATGCTGTGACCGTGGAGCAAAATGTAATGTTCCTTATTCTGACTCTGATTATTCTTGTCGCAGCCTTTAATGTCATCTCTTCCCTTATTATGATGGTGAAAGATAAGAGCAGAGATATTGCGGTTTTGCGCACTTTAGGAGCCACTCGGGCTGCTATTATGCGTATCTTTTTAATGACGGGTGCATTTGTTGGAGTTGTCGGGACTGGAGTGGGAGCTGCATTAGGGATTGCTTTTGCTTTAAATATTGAGCGTATTCGTCAAGTTCTGCAGCATTTAACGGGAACCAACTTATTCAATTCTGAAGTGTATTTTCTTGAGCGTTTGCCGGCTAAACTGGTGTGGTCTCAAGTGGGCGAAGTGATTGTGATGTCTTTACTTCTTTCCTTGTTGGCTACCCTTTACCCCTCATGGAGGGCAGCAAAGACGGATCCAATAGAGGCGTTACGTCATGAATAA